TTAGTACCTTCCTAATATAATTCCAGAATTCATTATGTTGTACCTTAGAGTCTAAAATAAAGGTTTTTTATGATAAAAGAGTTCAAAAACTTGTTAATTTGTCCAATAATTGCCAAAAAAATGAAAGTGTTAAGCACTTCTTACATGCAGACTCACTCAATTAATTAGAGAGTTAGTTTCATTATCTGAACATGAGGTATACCTTCAATATGCATAACTGCTTGTGGATCTACAAGATCATTCCTTATAGCTGCATCAATAATTCTTTCACCAACTAAATTCGCCAATTCCACGTTGTCCAATAAACTGATAGCTTCTTCAACAGTACATAACTCATTGCCATAGAAATCCTCTTTGACTTCTAACTTGAGTTTGCCTTCATGGAAAGTTTTGTTTAGCAGATCTTTATCACATATGGCAATCAATGAATTTTTCTCTTTGTACTTTTTGATATAAACCTCACTCATCGCCACAGACCTCTCATGTAGATGTAATTGATGATTTTGCACCGCAAGCTTCACAAATTAAGAATAAAAATCTATCTTCTTTTTCTATATTAGTATCAGGTCTTTTACAAATTGGGCATACTACATACTTATTACAATAAACATTAAGTAATTGAGTTATTGAATTATTATTAAATTTCCCCTGAAATATAGCGCGACCTCCATCTGTTGAAGCTGCTGTTGCCATTTCCTTAGATAAGAATTTTAAAACCTGACGAGGATCTCTATTCATATTTGAGCAAATATCATTAAAATTGAAAATTATTGTCTTTGGACCAAATATTCTACTTGAGGGTTCAGTCATCTCAAATCTTTCGCGAGATGCAGCTTTTTTCGGTATCTTCTCTAAAACCCTATCGAGATTCTTCAAATATTCTTCGCTCAAATATGGATCCTTCCTAATTATTACCTATTGATTATTAAAAATCACATAAAATATTATCTCTTACCTAGTTAACAAAGCATATGGCTAAAAATGATACATTTTTACAATTAATGGCCTTATTTTCAGCATGCGTTATTTTGTAAACCTTAATTAATATATATCTTAAAAGCAATTTAGAAAAAAGGCAACATCTAGAAGTTTTTTCGAGGATTTTATAGATTGGGTAAATGGATCGTTTGTTCTGCATGGCCATATGTTAATAGTGTACCCCATCTTGGTACTTTTATTCACCTACTTTCAGCAGACATTATCAAAAGATATTTACATTTAAAAGGTGAAAAGGTAATATCCGTTACAGGTTCTGATGAACATGGAACACCTATTGAAGTTGAAGCTATAAAATCCGGTATTCCTCCAAAACAATTAACTGATAAATATCATAAGGAAATAGTTGAACTCCTAAGTAAATATAGAATAAATTTCGATAATTATACTAGGACAGAAAATAAGACTCACATAGATTTTACACAAACATTTTACAAGAGGATTTATGATAATGGTTACATTTTTACAAAACAAGTTGAGTTACCATATTGCCAGAAATGCGATAGATTTCTTCCTGATCGATTTATTGAAGGAACATGCACTTATTGCGCCTCAGACAAAGCGAGAGGTGATCAATGTGACGCATGCGGTAGAATTCTAGACCCGCTGGAAGTTAAAGATCCTAAATGCGCTTTTTGTAAAACAACCCCAATAATTAAAAAATCTACTCATTGGTTTTTTGATCTTCCTAAGCTTAGTGATAAGCTTAAGTCCTTTTTGGATTCAAATAAACAAATGCCAGATAACGCAAGAAATTTTTCTTATAAATGGTTGGAAGAGGGCTTACGTTCTAGAGCTCTTACGAGAGATAATAAATGGGGGATCCCATCTCCTTTTCCAAATTCAGAAGGAAAAACGATCTATGTTTGGTTAGAAGCTTTACTTGGATATGTGTCTGCAACAAAGGAATGGGCTGAGAATCAAGGAAAACCCCAGTTATGGAAGGATTTTTGGTTCGATAGTGAAACTAAAAGTATCTTTTTCATTGGTAAAGATAACATTCCTTTCCATACTATAATACTTCCTGCTCTCCTGATGGCTAGTGAAGAAGAATATATTTTACCTTGGCAAGTTTCTTCAACTGAATTCATCCTTTATGAAAGCCATGGAAAATTCTCAAAGAGCCGGAGAATAGGGGTTTGGATGGATGAGGCCCTAGAGATTGCCGAGCCAGAATA
This sequence is a window from Candidatus Bathyarchaeota archaeon. Protein-coding genes within it:
- a CDS encoding DUF424 family protein; its protein translation is MSEVYIKKYKEKNSLIAICDKDLLNKTFHEGKLKLEVKEDFYGNELCTVEEAISLLDNVELANLVGERIIDAAIRNDLVDPQAVMHIEGIPHVQIMKLTL
- a CDS encoding translation initiation factor IF-2 subunit beta yields the protein MSEEYLKNLDRVLEKIPKKAASRERFEMTEPSSRIFGPKTIIFNFNDICSNMNRDPRQVLKFLSKEMATAASTDGGRAIFQGKFNNNSITQLLNVYCNKYVVCPICKRPDTNIEKEDRFLFLICEACGAKSSITST
- the metG gene encoding methionine--tRNA ligase, with product MGKWIVCSAWPYVNSVPHLGTFIHLLSADIIKRYLHLKGEKVISVTGSDEHGTPIEVEAIKSGIPPKQLTDKYHKEIVELLSKYRINFDNYTRTENKTHIDFTQTFYKRIYDNGYIFTKQVELPYCQKCDRFLPDRFIEGTCTYCASDKARGDQCDACGRILDPLEVKDPKCAFCKTTPIIKKSTHWFFDLPKLSDKLKSFLDSNKQMPDNARNFSYKWLEEGLRSRALTRDNKWGIPSPFPNSEGKTIYVWLEALLGYVSATKEWAENQGKPQLWKDFWFDSETKSIFFIGKDNIPFHTIILPALLMASEEEYILPWQVSSTEFILYESHGKFSKSRRIGVWMDEALEIAEPEYWRFVLALIRPETKDANFTWEEFERRINNDLNDAIGNFIHRTLAFINSHFDGVIPTPSKLKDRDRIFQEKIIDSSKVVGDLFDRIRIRDALNAIIDLARLGNQYFSDKEPWHKMDKEIEDASTTLHIATQLVHSLSILLQPFLPFVAEEIWKQLNMSGEVFSQRWEMASELNVKSGHRIGQIKPLFHKVKASEIKEKRKVT